Proteins from a genomic interval of Desulfovibrio piger:
- a CDS encoding type III pantothenate kinase — translation MQPELLLFDIGNTCIKVGLADSRGVMTSYNLRTDPAQTSDSLGLTLLELLRHAGAGPRFTACVASSVVPGFDPLLREAVQRYLGCPLWMVPQDMPIPLQNHYERPQEVGADRLVGAYEARRLHPGPESLIVVDFGTAVTFDCISGNAYLGGLIFPGPRTAISALARETAQLPRVNLDVDALEPAPGRSTSVSIQHGLVFGFACMVEGLTQRLKKGLPGDCLVLATGGFAPSIARISPDVFDAVLPSLLLEGLRRLYYERHPY, via the coding sequence ATGCAGCCAGAGCTTCTTCTTTTCGACATCGGCAATACCTGCATCAAGGTCGGTCTGGCCGACTCCCGGGGGGTGATGACCTCCTACAATCTGCGCACGGACCCCGCCCAGACCTCGGACAGTCTGGGCCTGACCCTGCTGGAGCTGCTGCGCCACGCCGGTGCCGGGCCCCGTTTCACGGCCTGTGTGGCCTCGTCGGTGGTGCCGGGTTTCGATCCCCTGTTGCGTGAAGCCGTCCAGCGCTATCTGGGCTGCCCCCTGTGGATGGTGCCGCAGGACATGCCCATCCCCCTGCAGAACCATTACGAGCGCCCGCAGGAAGTGGGCGCCGACCGCCTGGTGGGCGCCTATGAGGCGCGCCGTCTGCATCCCGGCCCGGAATCCCTCATCGTGGTGGACTTCGGCACGGCCGTCACCTTTGACTGCATCAGCGGCAATGCCTACCTCGGCGGCCTGATCTTTCCCGGCCCGCGCACGGCCATCTCGGCCCTGGCGCGCGAAACGGCCCAGCTGCCCCGCGTCAACCTGGACGTGGACGCCCTGGAGCCCGCGCCCGGCCGCAGCACGTCGGTGAGTATCCAGCACGGTCTGGTCTTCGGCTTCGCCTGCATGGTGGAAGGCCTGACGCAGCGCCTGAAAAAGGGTCTGCCCGGTGACTGCCTGGTGCTGGCCACGGGCGGCTTTGCCCCGTCCATCGCGCGCATCAGCCCCGACGTCTTCGATGCCGTGCTGCCCTCGCTCTTGCTGGAGGGCCTGCGCCGCCTGTATTACGAACGTCACCCCTATTGA
- a CDS encoding TIGR01212 family radical SAM protein (This family includes YhcC from E. coli K-12, an uncharacterized radical SAM protein.) has translation MLLWHTLATYFRRKYGVRVQKIPLDAGATCPNRDGTLSARGCIFCNDSGSGSGMGLRGLDLRAQWDAWYTKYTTTDSDRLFMAYLQSFSNTYGPASRLAHLLEQVAALPGCRGIAVGTRPDCLDGEKLALLAGCGLDEIWLELGLQTCRDDTLRRINRGHTARQAEEAVRAALDAGLLVCGHLMAGLPGEDEDDFLDGVDWAVSLGMQGLKLHNVYVPQGTELARQWRAGGYRPLARDEYVDMLCAALPRIPSTVVMQRIQADPAPGELLAPAWALEKRGIITDLRRALAARGLWQGCRADAAEARPEWFGG, from the coding sequence ATGCTGCTTTGGCATACCCTGGCCACCTATTTCCGGCGCAAATACGGCGTCCGGGTGCAAAAAATTCCACTGGATGCGGGCGCCACCTGCCCCAACCGGGACGGCACGCTCTCCGCGCGGGGCTGCATCTTCTGCAACGACAGCGGCTCCGGTTCCGGCATGGGCCTGCGCGGTCTCGACCTGCGCGCCCAGTGGGACGCCTGGTACACCAAGTACACCACCACGGACAGCGACCGCCTGTTCATGGCTTATCTGCAATCCTTTTCCAATACCTACGGCCCGGCCTCCCGGCTGGCGCATCTGCTGGAACAGGTGGCGGCCCTGCCCGGCTGCCGGGGCATCGCCGTAGGCACGCGGCCGGACTGCCTGGACGGGGAAAAGCTGGCCCTGCTGGCCGGCTGCGGGCTGGACGAGATCTGGCTGGAGCTGGGCCTCCAGACCTGTCGGGACGACACCCTGCGCCGCATCAACCGCGGGCACACGGCGCGTCAGGCCGAAGAGGCCGTACGCGCCGCGCTGGATGCCGGGCTGCTGGTCTGCGGGCACCTCATGGCCGGGCTGCCCGGCGAGGACGAGGACGATTTCCTCGACGGTGTGGACTGGGCCGTCTCGCTGGGCATGCAGGGCCTCAAGCTGCACAACGTCTATGTGCCGCAGGGCACGGAACTGGCCCGGCAGTGGCGGGCGGGCGGCTACCGTCCCCTTGCCCGGGACGAATATGTGGACATGCTGTGCGCCGCCCTGCCGCGCATCCCCTCCACCGTGGTCATGCAGCGCATCCAGGCCGACCCTGCGCCGGGCGAGCTGCTGGCCCCTGCCTGGGCCCTGGAAAAGCGCGGCATCATCACCGACCTGCGCCGTGCCCTGGCCGCCCGCGGCCTCTGGCAGGGCTGCCGCGCCGATGCCGCGGAGGCCCGGCCGGAGTGGTTCGGCGGGTAG
- the eno gene encoding phosphopyruvate hydratase, which produces MSSSIASVYAREILDSRGNPTVEVEVSLESGHSGRAAVPSGASTGSREALELRDGGKRYGGKGVTKAVENVNSEIADALLGLDALQQVQLDNTLIDLDGTDNKSRLGANAMLGVSMACARAASEYLGLPLYKYLGGVNAKVLPAPMMNIINGGAHAPNNLDIQEFMIMPLRAQSFRDALRMGSEIFHVLKKLLEKDGHVTSVGDEGGFAPNLKNHDEAFSYIVKAIEEAGYIPGSEVALAIDAAASEFYQDGKYVLKGENKTFNNAEMAQWLAEFTSKYPLISIEDGMAESDWDGWGMLTASLGERTQLVGDDVFVTNPSILAEGIAEGVANSILIKLNQIGTVTETLDTIEMAKEAAYTTVVSHRSGETEDSFIADLAVGVNAGQIKTGSLCRSERMAKYNQLLRIEEELGDGAEFFGPMLAEYYALDESED; this is translated from the coding sequence ATGAGCAGCAGCATTGCGTCTGTGTATGCCCGCGAGATCCTGGATTCGCGCGGCAATCCGACCGTGGAAGTGGAAGTTTCTCTGGAGTCCGGCCACAGCGGCCGCGCGGCCGTGCCTTCCGGCGCCTCCACCGGCAGCCGTGAGGCCCTGGAACTGCGTGACGGCGGCAAGCGTTACGGCGGCAAGGGCGTGACCAAGGCCGTGGAGAACGTCAACAGCGAGATCGCTGACGCCCTGCTGGGCCTGGACGCCCTGCAGCAGGTGCAGCTGGACAACACCCTCATCGACCTGGACGGCACCGACAACAAGAGCCGTCTGGGCGCCAACGCCATGCTGGGCGTGTCCATGGCCTGCGCCCGTGCCGCCAGCGAATACCTGGGCCTGCCCCTGTACAAGTACCTGGGCGGCGTCAACGCCAAGGTGCTGCCCGCGCCCATGATGAACATCATCAACGGCGGCGCCCACGCCCCCAACAACCTGGACATCCAGGAATTCATGATCATGCCCCTGCGCGCCCAGAGCTTCCGTGATGCCCTGCGCATGGGTTCCGAGATCTTCCACGTGCTGAAAAAGCTGCTGGAAAAGGACGGCCACGTGACCAGCGTGGGCGACGAAGGCGGCTTTGCCCCCAACCTGAAGAACCACGACGAAGCTTTCAGCTACATCGTCAAGGCCATCGAAGAAGCCGGCTACATCCCCGGCAGCGAAGTGGCCCTGGCCATCGACGCCGCCGCTTCCGAATTCTATCAGGACGGCAAGTACGTGCTGAAGGGTGAGAACAAGACCTTCAACAATGCCGAAATGGCCCAGTGGCTGGCCGAGTTCACCAGCAAGTACCCCCTGATCTCCATCGAAGACGGCATGGCCGAAAGCGACTGGGACGGTTGGGGCATGCTGACCGCCAGCCTGGGCGAACGCACCCAGCTGGTGGGCGACGACGTGTTCGTGACCAACCCCTCCATCCTGGCTGAAGGCATCGCCGAAGGCGTGGCCAACTCCATCCTCATCAAGCTGAACCAGATCGGCACCGTGACCGAGACCCTGGACACCATCGAGATGGCCAAGGAAGCCGCCTACACCACGGTGGTCTCCCACCGTTCCGGCGAGACCGAAGACAGCTTCATCGCCGACCTGGCCGTGGGCGTCAACGCCGGCCAGATCAAGACCGGCTCCCTGTGCCGCTCCGAGCGCATGGCCAAGTACAACCAGCTGCTGCGCATCGAAGAAGAACTGGGCGACGGCGCCGAATTCTTCGGTCCCATGCTGGCGGAATACTACGCCCTGGACGAGAGCGAAGACTGA